A genomic stretch from Vibrio algarum includes:
- the iscU gene encoding Fe-S cluster assembly scaffold IscU produces the protein MAYSEKVIDHYENPRNVGSFDNEDPSIGSGMVGAPACGDVMKLQIKVTPEGIIEDAKFKTYGCGSAIASSSLVTEWVKGKSIDEAAAIKNSEIAEELELPPVKVHCSILAEDAIKAAVSDYKKKHQE, from the coding sequence ATGGCTTATAGTGAAAAAGTAATCGACCATTATGAAAATCCACGCAACGTAGGTTCTTTCGATAATGAAGACCCAAGTATCGGTAGTGGTATGGTCGGGGCACCGGCTTGTGGTGACGTGATGAAACTACAGATTAAGGTAACACCAGAAGGTATTATCGAAGATGCTAAATTTAAAACCTACGGTTGTGGTTCCGCCATTGCGTCTAGCTCATTAGTAACAGAGTGGGTAAAAGGCAAAAGTATCGATGAAGCAGCCGCGATTAAGAACTCAGAAATTGCAGAAGAACTGGAACTTCCCCCAGTAAAAGTGCATTGTTCTATTCTTGCTGAAGATGCGATTAAAGCTGCGGTTTCTGATTACAAGAAAAAGCATCAAGAGTAA
- a CDS encoding IscS subfamily cysteine desulfurase yields the protein MKLPIYFDYSATCPVDPRVAEKMVQCMTMDGNFGNPASRSHRYGWQAEEAVDTAREQIADLINADPREIVFTSGATESDNLAIKGAAHFYGKKGKHIITCKTEHKAVLDPCRQLEREGFEVTYLEPETNGLIDLNKLSEALREDTVLVSIMHVNNEIGVIQDITSIGELCRERKIIFHVDAAQSAGKLPIDVQEMKVDLISFSAHKVYGPKGIGALYVRRKPRIRLEAQMHGGGHERGFRSGTLATHQIVGMGEAFRIAKEEMQQDFDHGLAMRDRMLAGLKDMEALTINGDLEQRLPNNLNISFAFVEGESLLMALKDLAVSSGSACTSASLEPSYVLRALGLDDELAHSSVRFSFGRFTTEEEIDYAVEQIRVAVSKLRDMSPLWDMYKEGVDLSTVEWAHH from the coding sequence ATGAAACTGCCTATTTATTTCGATTATTCAGCTACGTGCCCTGTTGACCCAAGAGTTGCTGAGAAAATGGTTCAATGTATGACGATGGATGGTAATTTTGGTAACCCTGCATCTCGTTCACATCGTTACGGCTGGCAGGCAGAAGAAGCGGTTGATACCGCTCGTGAGCAAATCGCAGATCTTATTAATGCGGATCCACGTGAGATAGTATTTACTTCTGGTGCCACAGAGTCAGATAACCTTGCGATTAAGGGTGCTGCGCATTTTTATGGCAAGAAAGGTAAGCACATTATTACCTGTAAAACAGAGCACAAAGCTGTTCTTGACCCTTGTCGTCAGCTTGAGCGTGAAGGCTTCGAAGTCACATATCTTGAGCCTGAAACTAATGGTCTTATTGACCTAAATAAATTATCAGAAGCATTGCGTGAAGATACGGTTTTGGTTTCTATCATGCATGTAAACAATGAAATTGGTGTGATTCAAGACATCACCTCTATTGGCGAATTATGCCGTGAAAGAAAAATAATTTTTCACGTAGATGCAGCTCAGTCTGCTGGTAAATTACCCATTGATGTTCAAGAAATGAAGGTGGATCTGATTTCATTTTCTGCACACAAAGTATATGGACCGAAAGGTATCGGCGCTTTGTATGTTCGTCGTAAGCCTCGCATCCGTTTAGAAGCACAAATGCACGGTGGCGGTCATGAGCGTGGATTCCGTTCTGGTACTTTAGCGACACATCAAATCGTTGGTATGGGAGAAGCTTTCCGTATTGCCAAAGAAGAGATGCAACAAGATTTTGACCATGGCTTAGCCATGCGTGACAGAATGCTTGCAGGCCTTAAGGACATGGAAGCGTTAACGATTAACGGTGATTTAGAACAAAGATTACCGAATAACCTTAATATCAGCTTTGCCTTTGTTGAAGGTGAGTCTTTATTGATGGCATTAAAAGATCTTGCTGTTTCATCAGGTTCTGCGTGTACATCCGCCAGCCTTGAGCCATCATACGTTTTACGTGCGCTTGGTCTTGACGATGAATTAGCACATAGCTCTGTACGTTTCTCTTTTGGTCGCTTTACGACTGAAGAAGAAATTGATTACGCAGTAGAACAAATTCGTGTAGCGGTAAGTAAGCTACGAGACATGTCTCCTCTATGGGATATGTATAAAGAAGGGGTTGATTTGAGCACAGTGGAATGGGCGCATCATTAA
- the iscR gene encoding Fe-S cluster assembly transcriptional regulator IscR, with amino-acid sequence MRLTSKGRYAVTAMLDVALHSQDGPVPLADISERQGISLSYLEQLFSKLRKASLVASVRGPGGGYRLGREAFDISIGTVISAVDESVDATKCAGKGGCQGGTRCLTHTLWRDLSDRISDFLDNITLGQLMNDNEVLQIADRQEIELVVNNGYTQKTKSTVAPISANARS; translated from the coding sequence ATGAGACTTACATCCAAAGGAAGATATGCAGTAACTGCAATGTTAGATGTTGCGCTTCACTCCCAAGACGGGCCGGTGCCACTAGCGGATATATCTGAGAGACAAGGCATTTCGCTCTCGTATTTAGAGCAACTTTTCTCGAAACTGCGTAAAGCAAGTTTAGTTGCTAGTGTGAGAGGTCCTGGTGGTGGTTATCGCCTCGGGAGAGAAGCATTTGATATCTCTATTGGAACCGTTATTTCTGCCGTTGATGAGTCGGTTGATGCGACTAAATGTGCAGGAAAAGGTGGTTGCCAAGGCGGCACTCGCTGTTTAACTCATACACTTTGGCGTGATTTAAGTGACCGAATCAGTGATTTTCTAGATAACATCACACTTGGTCAGCTTATGAATGACAATGAAGTATTACAGATTGCAGATCGCCAGGAGATAGAACTGGTGGTTAATAATGGGTATACACAAAAAACAAAAAGCACTGTCGCACCCATCAGTGCAAATGCGCGCTCATAG
- the trmJ gene encoding tRNA (cytosine(32)/uridine(32)-2'-O)-methyltransferase TrmJ, translated as MLDNVKVVLVGTSHPGNIGSAARAMKVMGLSQLVLVEPQCKVDAQTLALAAGAADIAQNALVVDSLEEAVADCGLVVGSSARSRTLEWPMLEPRECGEKFAIEGESHPVALIFGRERTGLTNEELQTCHYHVCIPANPEYSSLNLAMAVQTLSYEVRVAHLNRLQSVHLQRQEEYPRHKELEMFYEHLEKVITDTQFIAQDKPNMVMNKLRRLFNRARPESQEINILRGILTSVEKQLPGKK; from the coding sequence ATGTTAGATAACGTAAAAGTAGTACTCGTCGGGACTTCTCATCCTGGTAATATCGGATCTGCCGCACGAGCAATGAAAGTAATGGGTTTGAGTCAACTTGTATTGGTTGAACCACAATGTAAAGTAGATGCTCAGACGTTAGCATTAGCTGCTGGAGCAGCAGATATCGCTCAAAATGCTCTAGTTGTTGATAGTTTAGAAGAAGCCGTTGCAGATTGTGGTCTGGTGGTTGGTTCAAGTGCTCGTTCTCGCACATTAGAATGGCCTATGCTTGAGCCAAGAGAATGTGGCGAAAAGTTTGCTATTGAAGGTGAAAGCCACCCCGTTGCTTTAATATTTGGCCGTGAACGCACTGGTCTTACAAATGAAGAGCTGCAAACCTGTCATTACCATGTTTGTATTCCTGCTAATCCTGAATACAGTTCCTTGAATCTCGCAATGGCAGTACAGACACTCTCCTACGAAGTGAGGGTTGCTCATCTTAATCGTCTACAAAGTGTTCACCTACAGCGTCAAGAAGAGTACCCGCGTCACAAAGAATTAGAGATGTTCTATGAACACCTTGAAAAAGTGATAACAGATACCCAGTTTATTGCACAGGATAAACCAAATATGGTGATGAATAAGTTGAGACGTTTATTTAATCGTGCTCGACCAGAATCACAGGAAATCAACATATTAAGAGGTATTTTGACCTCTGTTGAAAAGCAATTGCCGGGTAAAAAATAA